DNA from Diaphorobacter limosus:
GCCCTGTTCACGCGCGGCGAAACGCAGGCGCTGGTGGTCTCGACGCTCGGCACCGAGCGCGACGCGCAGCGCATTGACGCACTGGCTGGCGAGTTCGAAGACCGCTTCCTGTTCCACTACAACATGCCTCCCTTTGCCACCGGCGAAGTGGGTCGCATGGGCTCGACCAAGCGCCGCGAAGTCGGCCACGGCCGCCTGGCCAAGCGCGCCCTGGTGGCCTGTCTGCCGAGCAAGGAAGAGTTCCCCTACACCATCCGCGTGGTGTCCGAGATCACCGAGTCCAACGGCTCGTCTTCCATGGCCTCGGTCTGCGGCGGCTGCCTGTCGATGATGGACGCCGGCGTGCCCATGAAGGCGCATGTGGCCGGCATCGCCATGGGCCTCATCAAAGAGGAAAACAAGTTCGCCGTGCTGACCGACATCCTGGGCGATGAGGATCACCTGGGCGACATGGACTTCAAGGTGGCCGGTACCACCGCCGGTATCACGGCGCTGCAGATGGACATCAAGATCCAGGGCATCACCAAGGAAATCATGCAAGTCGCCCTGGCCCAGGCCAAGGAAGCGCGCATGCACATCCTGGCCAAGATGCAGGAAGCCATGGGCGAGGCCAAGGCCGAGATCAGCAGCTTTGCGCCCAAGCTGTTCACCATGAAGATCAACCCCGAGAAGATCCGCGACGTGATCGGCAAGGGCGGCGCCACCATCCGCGCGCTGTGCGACGAAACGGGCTGCCAGATCAACATCGAGGAAGACGGCACCATCACCATCGCTGCCACCGAGGCCGCCAAGGCCGACGAGGCCAAGCGCCGCATCGAGGAGATCACCGCCGAAGTTGAAATCGGCAAGGTCTACGAAGGCCCGATCACCAAGATCCTGGACTTCGGCGCCCTGGTCAACGTGCTGCCGGGCAAGGATGGCCTGCTGCACATCAGCCAGATCGCGCACGAGCGCGTGGAAAAGGTCACCGACTACCTGCAGGAAGGCCAGATCGTGCGCGTCAAGGCGCTGGAGGCCGACGACAAGGGCCGCATCAAGCTGTCGATGAAGGCACTGATTGAGCGCCCCGCCGGCATGCCCGAGCGCGAACCGCGTGAGCCGCGCGAGTACCGCGAGCGTGCCCCGCGCGCGCCGCGTGAAAACCGCGAGCCGCGTGAGCCTCGCGCCGAGCGTGCCGAGCAGGATCAGCCGACGCAGGAGTAAGCAGGTCGCGTGGCAGTTGCTATTGAAAAATGAGCTGCTTGCGCTTGCTTAGTGGGCGCAAGCAGCCATTTTGGCTTGAAATTTATGCGGTGAATTGACAATGCAAGCGGTAGAAATCACGGCCTTTGGTGCGCCTGAGGTGCTGCGTTTGGGCGAGCGCCCAGTGCCTATGGCGGGGGTGGGCGAGCTGCTCATCCGCGTGGCGGCCAGCGGTGTCAATCGCCCCGATGTGCTGCAGCGCAAGGGGCATTACGCACCGCCTGCCGGTGCCTCGGACCTGCCGGGGCTGGAGGTCGCGGGCGTCATCGAGTCGGGTGACGCGGCGGCCCTGGCCGCGGCCGGCTTCGCTGTGGGCGATCGCGTCTGCGCGCTGGTGGCTGGTGGCGGCTATGCCGAATATTGCGTGGCCCCGGTGGCGCAATGCCTGCCGGTTCCCGCTGGCCTGTCCGACGTCGAGGCGGCCTCGCTGCCCGAGACCTTCTTCACCGTGTGGAGCAATGTCTTCGACCGCGCACGCCTGCAGGCAGGCGAGACCCTGCTGGTGCAGGGCGGCAGCAGCGGCATAGGCGTCACGGCGATTCAGCTGGCGCGCGCGCGCGGCGCCACGGTCATCGTCACCGCGGGCAGCGACGAAAAATGCGCCGCCTGTCTGGCGCTGGGCGCGCACCATGCCATCAACTACCAGGCGCAGGACTTTGTCGCCGAGGTGCAGCACATCACCGAGGGGCGTGGCGTGGATGTGGTGCTGGACATGGTCGCCGGTCCCTACATCGCGCGCGAGGTGGAATGCCTGGCCGAGGACGGGCGCATCGTCATCATCGCCGTGCAGGGCGGAGTGAAGGCCGAATTCAACGCGGCGCTGGTGCTGCGCAGGCGCCTGGTGATCACCGGCTCCACGCTGCGCCCGCGCCCTGTGGCTTTCAAGGCTGCGATCGCCCAGGCCCTGCGCGAGCAGGTCTGGCCGCTGCTGGCGTCTGGAGCCATCAAGCCCGTCATTCACAGCACCTTTGCCGCGGCCGATGCGGCCCAGGCACATGCGCTGATGGAGTCGAACCAACATATAGGCAAGATTGTTTTGAGGTGGACGACATGACTCAGATAAAGAAACTCATCGCCGGCAACTGGAAGATGAACGGCAGCCTGCAGGCCAACGCCGCACTGCTGCAGGGCTTGCGTGGCGGCCTGGGCCAGCCGGCCTGCAACGTCGCCGTGGCCGTGCCGGCGCCCTACCTGGCGCAGGTGCAGGCGCTGGTCGCGGGATCAAGCATTGCGCTGGCGGCGCAGGATGTCTCGCAGCATGAATCGGGTGCCTACACGGGCGAGACATCGGCGGCCATGCTGCGCGACTTCGGCGCGCGCTATGTGCTGGTGGGCCATTCTGAGCGCCGCCAATACCATGGCGAAACCGATGCCGTGGTGGCCGCCAAGGCTCAGCGTGCGCTGGCCGCGGGCATCACGCCCATCGTCTGCGTGGGTGAAACGCTGGAGCAGCGCGAGGCGGGTCAGACCGAGGCGGTGGTCAAGCGCCAGCTGGCGGCGGTGATCCAGGCCAACGGCCATTGCATCAGCGAGATTGTGGTCGCCTACGAGCCTGTCTGGGCCATTGGCACCGGTCGCACGGCGACGCCGGAGCAGGCCCAGGCCGTGCATGCCGTGCTGCGTGCCCAACTGGCGGCCGCCACCGAGCAGGCAGCGCGCATACCGCTGCTGTATGGCGGCAGCATGAATGCGGCGAATGCGGCGCAGTTGCTGGCGCAGCCGGACATCGATGGTGGCCTGGTCGGCGGTGCCTCGCTCAAGGCCGAAGACTTTTTGCAAACTATTGCTGCAGCGCAGACCAATAAAGCGTAAGCAGCTATCAGTTGAGGAGCTAACCAAGCATGAATGCAATCGTGAACATCATTCTGGCCGTGCAGATGCTGACGGCCCTGGGCATGATCGGCCTGATCCTGATCCAGCATGGCAAGGGTGCCGACATGGGCGCCGCGTTTGGCAGTGGCAGCGCCGGCAGCCTGTTTGGCGCCAGCGGCAGCGCCAACTTCTTGTCGCGTAGCACGGCGGCCCTGGCTACCGTGTTCTTCGTGGCCACGCTGGCCCTGGCCTATTTCGGCAATCAGCGTGCGCCAAGCACGGGCAGCGTGCTGGAGACACCGGCCGCAGCAGTGCCCGCCAGCAGCACGGCGCCAGCCGATGCAGCGGTGCCCGCATCAGCGGCGGAACCGGCATCTGGTGCGGCGCAAATCCCAACCAAATGAGCATGCAAGAGGCGTAGCAAAAAAGCGCCTCCATGCTTTGTGACAGGGTTTTTCCGGGGTAGAATCCCCGGCTGACTGGAAAGCAAAAACCGTCCCATCGGTCCTCAAGCCATCCAGATGCATACAGCAGCCGTCGTGGTGAAATTGGTAGACACGCTATCTTGAGGGGGTAGTGGCGAAAGCTGTGCGAGTTCGAGTCTCGCCGACGGCACCAAATAAAAAGGCCGCCTCACGGGCCCGCAGTGCGAGCTGTGTGAGGCGGTTTCACCGGCGAGAGCGGCATAGATGAACCTCGATCAATACCTCCCAGTTCTCTTGTTCATCTTGGTTGGCGTCGGTGTCGGCGTCGTGCCCCTTGTGTTGGGCTATGTGCTGGGCCCCAATCGCCCCGACCCGGCAAAAAACTCCCCTTACGAATGTGGCTTCGAGGCCTTTGACGATGCGCGCATGAAGTTCGATGTGCGCTACTACCTCGTGGCCATTTTGTTCATTCTGTTTGACCTCGAAATCGCCTTTCTGTTCCCCTGGGCCGTGGCCTTGCAGGATGTGGGGATGACGGGTTTCGTGGCGGTCGTGATTTTCCTGGCCATCCTGGTCATAGGTTTTGCCTACGAGTGGAAAAAGGGCGCCCTGGATTGGGAATGAGCGGCGCTACACAAGGAATGACGCAATGATTGAAGGTGTGATGAAGGAAGGCTTTGTCACCACGAGCTACGACGCTGTGGTGAACTGGGCCAAGACCGGATCCATTTGGCCCGTCACGTTCGGCCTCGCCTGCTGTGCGGTGGAGATGATGCATGCGGCGGCGGCGCGCTATGACCTGGCGCGGTTTGGTGCCGAGGTGTTCCGCGCCAGCCCGCGCCAGTCCGACCTGATGATTGTTGCTGGCACGCTGTGCAACAAGATGGCGCCCGCCTTGCGCAAGGTCTATGACCAGATGGCCGAGCCGCGCTGGGTGATCTCCATGGGCTCTTGCGCCAATGGCGGTGGCTACTATCACTACAGCTATTCCGTGGTGCGTGGCTGCGACCGCGTGGTGCCGGTGGACGTGTACGTGCCGGGCTGCCCGCCTACGGCCGAGGCGCTGATCTACGGCATCATCCAGCTGCAGCAGAAGATCCGCCGAACCCAGACCATTGCGCGTGTTTGAGGGGACTTGATGACCGACTTTGCCATTCACCCTGAGAAGCTGCGCGAGGCCGTGGCGGCCGCGCTGGGCGACAAGGTGCGCGATATCGCGCTGGCGCTCGATGAGCTCACCGTCGTGGTTGCCGCTGGTGACTATCTGGATGTCATGCAGACTTTGCGTGATGCACCGCAATGCCGTTTCGAACAGCTCATCGATCTGTGTGGCGTGGACTATTCGACATACCGTGAAGTAGGCACAGACGGCTTGCGCTATGCGGTGGTGTCGCATCTGCTGTCGGTGTCGCTGAATCAGCGTGTGCGCGTGAAGGTGTTCTGCCCGGATGACGACTTCCCGGTGATTCCCTCCGTGACCGACATCTGGAGCGGCGCCAACTGGTTCGAGCGCGAGGCTTTCGACCTCTTCGGCATCGTTTTCGATGGCCACAACGACCTGCGCCGCATCCTGACCGACTACGGTTTCATCGGCCATCCATTCCGCAAGGATTTCCCCCTGTCGGGTCATGTGGAGATGCGCTACGACCCCGAGCAGTGTCGCGTGATATACGAGCCCGTGACCATAGAGCCGCGCGAGATCACTCCGCGCATCATCCGCGAAGAAAAATACGGAGGCCTGCACTGAGGCGGCGCGCTGCCCAGGTGTTTGAACATGGCTGATATCAAGAACTACTCCCTGAACTTCGGGCCGCAGCATCCTGCCGCGCACGGTGTGTTGCGCCTGGTGCTGGAACTCGACGGCGAGGTGGTGCAGCGTGCCGACCCCCATGTGGGCCTGCTCCATCGTGCGACCGAGAAGCTCGCCGAGCACAAGACCTATATCCAGTCGTTGCCCTATATGGACAGGCTGGACTACGTGTCCATGATGTGCAACGAACAGGCCTACTGCCTGGCCATAGAGAAGCTGCTGGGTATCGAGGTACCGCTGCGCGCCAAGTACATTCGCACCATGTTTGGCGAGATCACGCGCCTGCTCAACCACCTGATGTGGCTGGGCTCGAATGGTATGGATTTGGGCGCATCCACCGTGCTCATGTACACCTTCCGCGAGCGCGAGGTCTTGTTCGATATGTACGAGGCTGTGTCTGGCGCGCGCATGCATGCCGCCTACTATCGCCCGGGTGGGGTGTACCGCGACCTGCCTGACAGCATGGCGCAACTCAAGCCCAGCAAGGTGCGCAGTGCCAAGGCCACGGAGCAATTCAACAGCAACCGCCAGGGCTCGCTGCTGGACTACATCGAGGACTTCTGCGCCAAGTTCCCCAACCTGGTGGATGAATACGAAACCCTGCTGACCGAGAACCGCATCTGGAAGCAGCGCACCGTGGGCATTGGCGTGGTCTCGGCCGAGCGCGCCCTGAATCTGGGCATGACCGGTGTGATGCTGCGCGGCTCCGGCGTAGCCTGGGATTTGCGCAAGAAGCAACCCTACGACGCTTACGACCGCGTCGATTTCGATGTCCCGCTGGGCAAGAACGGCGACTGTTACGATCGCTACCTGGTGCGCGTGGAAGAAATGCGCCAGTCCAACCGCATCATTCAGCAATGCGCGAAGTGGCTGCGTGCCAACCCGGGCCCGGTCATTGTGGACAACTACAAGGTGGCACCCCCGCCGCGCGAGCGCATGAAGACCGGCATGGAGGATCTGATCCACCACTTCAAGTTGTTCTCCGAGGGCTTCAAGGTGCCCGAGGGCGAGGCCTATGCCGCGGTCGAGCACCCCAAGGGTGAATTTGGCATCTACATCGTGAGTGATGGTGCCAACAAGCCATATCGCCTGAAGATCCGCGCCCCTGGGTTTGCCCACCTGTCGGCATATGACGAGTTGACGCGCGGCCACATGATTGCCGATGCCGTGGCCGTCATCGGCACCATGGATATCGTGTTCGGAGAGATTGACCGATGATTACCGAAGCGACCAAGGCGCGCTTTGCGCGCGAAGTAGCCAAGTACCCGCCTGAACAGAAGCAGTCCGCCGTCATGGCCTGCCTGTCCATCGTGCAGCAGGAGCAGGGCTGGGTCAGCCAGGAAAACGAAGCCGTGATTGCCGACTACCTGGGCATGCCCGAGATTGCTGTGCATGAAGTCACGACCTTCTACAACATGTACAACCAGCAACCCGTGGGCAAGTACAAGCTGGCGGTGTGCACCAATTTGCCGTGCCAGCTGCGTGGCGGCAACCAGGCCCTGCATCACCTTGAAGCCAAGCTCGGAATCGAGATGGGAGAGACCACGCCGGACGGCATGTTCACCCTGCAGCAATGCGAATGCCTGGGTGCCTGTGCGGACGCGCCGGCCATGCTGGTGAGTGACCGTCACATGTGCAGTTTCATGGACAACGACAAGCTCGACCAATTGGTCGACGGCTTGCGCGCTGCGGAGGGCCAGCAATGACCACGGTCGCACAAGTCCTGTCGCAGTTTCAGGCCACGGGCGTTCAGACCTGCTTCCATGACCGTCACATCAACCCGCAGATCTACGCGGACTTGAATGGCGGCAACTGGAGCATCAAGGATTACGAAGCGCGCGGTGGTTATGCGGCACTGCGCAAGATCCTCGGCAAGGATGGCGGGGAAGGCCTGACGCAGGATCAGGTGATTGCCACGGTCAAGGAATCCGGCCTGCGCGGTCGTGGCGGCGCGGGTTTTCCCACGGGGCTGAAGTGGAGCTTCATGCCGCGTCAGTTTCCTGGGCAGAAGCATCTGGTGTGCAACTCCGATGAGGGCGAGCCGGGCACCTGCAAGGACCGCGACATCCTGATGTTCAACCCGCACATCGTCATCGAGGGCATGATCATTGCCGCGTACGCGATGGGTATCTCGCTGGGTTACAACTACATCCACGGCGAAATTTTTCAGGTCTACGAACGCTTCGAGGCCGCCCTGGAAGAGGCGCGCGCCGCCGGCTACCTGGGTAACAACATCATGGGCAGCGCCTTCAGCTTCCAGCTGCACGCGCACCACGGCTTTGGCGCCTACATCTGCGGCGAGGAAACCGCGCTGCTCGAGTCGCTCGAAGGCAAGAAGGGACAGCCGCGCTTCAAGCCGCCGTTCCCGGCCAGCTTTGGTCTATACGGCAAGCCGACCACCATCAACAACACCGAGACCTTTGCGGCCGTGCCCTGGATCATCAGGAATGGTGGTCAGGCCTATCTGGAATGCGGCAAGCCGAACAACGGAGGCACCAAGATCTTCTCGGTCTCGGGTGACGTCGAGCGCCCCGGCAACTACGAGATTCCGCTGGGCACGCCGTTTGCCAAGCTGCTCGAACTCGCAGGCGGCGTGCGCAAGGGGCGCCAGCTCAAGGCGGTGATTCCCGGCGGCTCTTCCTCGCCCGTGTTGCCTGCTTCCATCATGATGGACTGCACCATGGACTACGACTCCATCGCCAAGGCCGGCTCCATGCTGGGTTCGGGCGCAGTGATCGTCATGGACGATTCGCGTGACATGGTCGAGTCGCTGGTGCGTCTATCCTATTTCTACATGCACGAATCATGCGGTCAGTGCACACCCTGCCGCGAGGGCACGGGCTGGCTGTGGCGCGTGGTGCACCGCATCCAGCACGGCCAGGGCCGCGAGGAAGACATCGAGCTGCTCGACAACGTGGCGTTCAACATCATGGGGCGCACCATCTGTGCGCTGGGCGACGCGGCTGCCATGCCTGTGCGCGCCATGATCAAGCATTTCCGCCACGAGTTCGTGGCCAAGATCGAGGCCGCGGTCAAGCAGGGCACCTCCGCCGCCCGCGTGTGAGAAAAGCATATGGTTGAAATTGAACTGGACGGTCAGAAGGTGGAGGTTGCCGAGGGCAGCATGGTCATGCATGCTGCTGAAAAGTCGGGCACTTATATTCCCCATTTCTGCTACCACAAGAAGCTCTCCATCGCGGCCAACTGTCGCATGTGTCTGGTGGACATCGAGAAGGCGCCCAAGCCCATGCCGGCCTGCGCCACGCCGGTGACCCAGGGCATGATCGTGCGCACCAAGAGTGACAAGGCCATCAAGGCGCAGCAATCGGTGATGGAGTTCCTGCTCATCAATCACCCGCTTGATTGCCCGATCTGCGACCAGGGCGGCGAATGCCAGCTGCAAGACTTGGCCGTGGGCTATGGCGCTTCGGCCTCGCGTTACGGTGAAGAAAAACGCGTGGTTCTCAAGAAGGACATAGGGCCGCTCATCTCCACCGAGGAGATGACCCGTTGCATCCACTGCACCCGTTGCGTGCGCTTTGGCCAGGAGATTGGCGGCGACATGGAGCTGGGAATGATCAACCGCGGGGAGCATTCGGAGATCACGACTGTCAAGGGTGACACGGTCGATTCGGAACTCTCGGGCAACATGATCGACATCTGCCCGGTGGGTGCGCTCACCAGCAAGCCCTTCCGCTACAGCGCCCGCACCTGGGAGTTGTCTCGCCGCAAGTCGATTTCACCGCATGACTCCACGGGTGCCAACCTCGTGGTGCAGATCAAGAACCACAAGGTGATGCGCGTCGTGCCCCTGGAGAACGAGGCCGTCAACGAGTGCTGGATTGCCGACCGCGACCGCTTCTCCTATGAAGCACTGAATGGTGACGATCGTCTGCAGCGCCCCATGCTCAAGCAGGGTGGTCAGTGGCAGGAGGTCGATTGGCAGACGGCGCTGGAGTATGTGGCGAATGGTTTGAAATGCGTACGCGACAAACATGGCGCTTCGGCCATTGGCGCGTTGGTCAGCCCGCACAGCACGCTGGAAGAGTTGCACCTGGCAGCGACACTGGTGCGTGGGCTGGGCAGCGACAACATCGACCACCGCCTGCGCCACGCCGAGTTCGCCACACCCGAGGGGGTTCGCTGGCTCGGCATGCCCATCGCGGCACTGACCGACCTGCAGTCGGTACTGGTACTGGGCTCCAACCTGCGCAAGGATCACCCGCTGTTCGCCCAGCGCATCCGCCAGGCAGCGCGCAAGGGTTGCAAGGTATTTGCCATCAATGCCATGGCATATGACTGGGCTTTGCCTGCGACACAATCCGTAGTGGCATCCGCTGATTGGACGCAAGCTTTGGCCGATGTTGCGGCCGCCGTGGCGCAAGAAAAGGGTACTGTGGCGCCGGTCGTGTCCGGCAAGGCAAACGATGAGGCGCTGGCCATTGCCCGCGCACTGCTCAGCGGTGAACGCAAGGCCATCTTGCTTGGCAATGCCGCCGCCCACCACGCTCAGGCATCCAGTCTGCTGGCACTCGCGCAGTGGATTGCACAGGCAACCGGTGCCACCTTCGGCTATCTGAGCGAGGCGGCGAACACCGTTGGTGCCCAGTTCGTCGGCGCACAACCACGCCAGGGCGGCCTCAATGCCGCACAAATGCTGGCGGGGCAGGTGAAGGCCTTGTTCCTGCTGAATACCGAGCCCGAGTTCGACTCCGCAGCGGGTGCCAATGCGGCCCGGGGGCTGGCGGACGTGGACATGGTGGTGACATTGAGTCCGTTCAAAACGAATATGGACATCAGCGACGTACTGCTGCCCATAGCTCCGTTCACTGAAACCTCCGGCAGTTTTGTCAACGCCGAAGGCCGGGTGCAGAGTTTCCATGCCGTCGTGCGCCCGCTGGGTGAGACGCGTCCCGCCTGGAAGGTGTTGCGCGTGCTCGCCAACATCATGGCTCTGCCGGGTGTGGAGTTTGAGTCCTCGCAGGATGTACTGAACCAGGCCACGGCCGGCTTGGAGCAGTTGACTTCTCAGCAACTGAGCAATGCCACCAAGGCGGCCATCGACGTGGCACACGGGCCGGCGGCTGCGCCTGTGGTGGCCAGCATTTACCAGCTCGATGGCCTGGTGCGTCGTGCGCCAGCGCTGCAACTGACCGCCGACGCACGTGCGGCACGTGAAGGAGTCGTTGCATGATTGACGCGATTTACAACGGGGGCTTGAACCTGGTCGCCGCAAGCTGGTGGACCAGCATGGGCTGGCCGGTGATCTGGAATCTGATCAAGATCGTTTGCGTGCTGGCGCCGCTGATGGGGGCAGTCGCTTACCTCACCTTGTGGGAACGCAAGCTGCTGGGTTTCATGCAGGCGCGCCTTGGGCCCAATCGGGTTGGTCCCCTGGGCCTGCTGCAGCCCCTGGCCGACGGTCTGAAGCTGCTTACCAAGGAAGTGATCCAACCCACGGCTGCGAGCAAGGGTCTGTTCTTCCTGGGCCCGGTCATGGCCATCATGCCGGCCCTGGCAGCCTGGGTGGTGGTGCCTTTCGCGCCGGATACGGCCTTGGCCAATATCAACGCCGGATTGCTGCTGGTCATGGCCATTGCCTCGATAGAGGTTTATGGCGTGATCATTGCAGGCTGGGCATCCAACTCCAAGTACGCCTTGCTTGGCGCATTGCGCGCTTCCGCACAGATGGTCAGCTATGAAATCGCCATGGGCTTTTGCTTTGTGGTGGTGATCATGGTGACGGGCAGCATGAACCTGACCGAGATTGTGTTGGGGCAGGCTCGCGGCACCATGGCTGGCATCGGGTTGGGCTTCCTGTCCTGGAATTGGCTGCCTTTGCTGCCCATCTTCCTCGTGTATCTGATTTCGGGGGTTGCCGAAACCAACCGCCATCCGTTTGACGTGGTGGAAGGCGAGGCGGAGATCGTGGCTGGTCACATGGTCGAATATTCGGGTATGGGCTTTGCCATCTTCTTCCTGGCTGAATATGCAGCCATGTGGCTGGTGTCCATCCTGGCAGTGATCATGTTCCTGGGGGGCTGGTTGCCGCCAGTCGACGCCCTCGGCTTCATTCCGGGCTGGATCTGGCTTGGCATCAAGACCTTTGTGGTGGTATCCATGTTCATCTGGATCCGCGCCACCTTCCCGCGCTATCGCTATGACCAGATCATGCGTCTGGGCTGGAAGATCTTCATCCCGGTGACCCTGGTGTGGGTGCTGGTCGTGGGCGCCTGGTTGCTGTCGCCCTGGAATATTTGGAAATAAGCGGGGACACCATTCATGTCTGCTGTTGTTGCTCCTGCATCTTTTTCTCTCAAGGATTTCTTCAAGAGCTTCATGCTCTGGGAATTGGCCAAGGGCATGGTGCTGACCGGGCGCTATGCCTTCCGTGGCAAGGTCACGGTTCAGTTTCCCGAAGAAAAGACGCCTTTGTCGCCGCGCTTTCGTGGCTTGCACGCGCTGCGCCGTTACGACAACGGCGAAGAGCGTTGCATCGCCTGCAAGCTGTGCGAGGCCGTGTGCCCGGCGATGGCCATCACTATCGAGTCCGATGTGCGTGCCGATGGCACGCGCCGTACCACGCGCTATGACATCGACCTGACCAAGTGCATTTTTTGTGGTTTTTGCGAAGAAAGCTGCCCGGTGGATTCGATCGTGGAGACGCAGATCCTCGAATACCACGGCGAAAAACGGGGTGACCTGTATTTCACCAAGGAAATGCTGCTGGCTGTGGGCGATCGCTATGAACCCGAGATCGCGGCGGCCAAGGCGGCGGACGCGAAATACCGTTGATCGGGTGACGCATCACACCTGAACTTTTGAAAAGACCCGATCCATGGACGTTAAAACCGGATTCTTCTACCTGTTCTCGGTAGTGCTGCTGTACGCGGCCTTCCGGGTGATCACGGCGCGCAATCCCGTGCATGCCGTGTTGCATTTGATTCTGGCCTTTTCCCAAGCTGCCGGTTTGTGGCTGCTATTGAAGGCCGAGTTCCTTGCCATTGCCTTGGTGCTGGTGTACCTGGGGGCAGTGATGGTGCTGTTCCTGTTCGTGGTGATGATGCTGGACATTCGTATCGACGCAGTGCGTCGTGGATTTTGGAAGCATTTCCCCTTGGCTGCCCTGATAGGTGCCCTGGTGGCGTTTGAAATGGGTGCGGTGCTGATGACCGGCTTCCGTGGAGTGGAAGAACCCAAGGCCGTCGCGACTCTGGTCAATGCGGCCGGACAGGTGGTGCCGTATTCCAATACCCAGGCATTGGGCAAACTGATGTACACCGAATATCTGTATCCGGTGGAGATCGCTGCCGTGATTCTGCTGGTGGCCATGATTTCCGCTATTGCCCTTACGCTGCGCCAACGCAAGGACGTCAAGGCCAGCGATGTCACGGCCCAGGTGCGTGCCCGCGCTAGTGATCGTCTGGTCGTGGTGAAGATGCCGGTCACGCAGGCAGCACAACCCTTGGCAGACGGCGATATCAGTGCAGAGGAGAACAAGGCATGACATTGACCCTGGGCCATTTTCTGACGCTGGGGGCAATGCTGTTTGCCCTGGCGGTGGTCGGTATTTTCCTGAACCGCAAGAACCTGATCGTGCTGCTGATGGCGATCGAGTTGATGCTGCTGGCGGTGAACATGAACTTTGTCGCGTTTTCGCACTACCTGGGCGACATGCACGGTCAGGTATTCGTGTTCTTCATCCTTACCGTGGCGGCCGCCGAAGCGGCCATTGGCTTGGCCATTTTGGTGCTGTTGTTCCGTAACAAGAACAGCATCAATGCGGAAGATCTCAACACCCTCAAGGGTTGATGGGCTAACCGGTACTTGCAAGGTTCTCAAGAATGAGTCAAACCCTTTCTGCTTCGACGCTGCTGGCTGTGCCCTTGGCACCGTTGGCCGGCTCCCTGCTGGCAGGCCTTTTTGGCACGGCCTTTGGTGGCAACTGGTTCGGCCGCCGCATCTCGCACACGCTGACCATTCTGGGCGTGCTGGTGTCCTTCCTGATCTCCGCGTCCACGCTGTACAGCGTGGCCGTGGATGGCGCACGCCTTAACGAAACCCTCTATACGTGGATGGTGGTTGGCGGCCTGAAGATGGAGGTCGGCTTTCTGATCGACGGCCTGACGGCGATGATGATGTGCGTGGTGACCTTTGTGTCGCTGATGGTGCACATCTACACCATTGGCTACATGGAGGAAGACGAGGGCTACAACCGTTTCTTCTCCTACATCTCGCTGTTTACCTTCTCCATGCTGATGCTCGTGATGAGCAACAACATGCTGCAGCTGTTCTTTGGTTGGGAAGCCGTGGGCCTCGTGTCCTACCTGCTGATCGGTTTCTGGTTCAACAAG
Protein-coding regions in this window:
- the pnp gene encoding polyribonucleotide nucleotidyltransferase, which encodes MTMFNKVTKTFQWGEHTVTMETGEIARQASGAVLVNIDDTVVLATVVASKNAKPGQDFFPLTVDYIEKTYAAGKIPGSFFKREAKPSELETLTSRLIDRPIRPLFPEGFYNEVHVVIHTISLNPEVDADIAAMIATSAALAVSGIPFNGPIGAARVGYVNGEYVLNPGQTARKSSQMDLVVAGTEAAVLMVESEAQQLPEDVMLGAVVYGHEQSQTAINAIHELVRDAGKPVWDWKAEAKDEALIAKVGELAEEKLRAAYQNRNKQLRTQACREAYAATKAALTEQGVAFDGVKVDNMLFDIEARIVRGQILAGEPRIDGRDTRTVRAIEIRSSVLPRTHGSALFTRGETQALVVSTLGTERDAQRIDALAGEFEDRFLFHYNMPPFATGEVGRMGSTKRREVGHGRLAKRALVACLPSKEEFPYTIRVVSEITESNGSSSMASVCGGCLSMMDAGVPMKAHVAGIAMGLIKEENKFAVLTDILGDEDHLGDMDFKVAGTTAGITALQMDIKIQGITKEIMQVALAQAKEARMHILAKMQEAMGEAKAEISSFAPKLFTMKINPEKIRDVIGKGGATIRALCDETGCQINIEEDGTITIAATEAAKADEAKRRIEEITAEVEIGKVYEGPITKILDFGALVNVLPGKDGLLHISQIAHERVEKVTDYLQEGQIVRVKALEADDKGRIKLSMKALIERPAGMPEREPREPREYRERAPRAPRENREPREPRAERAEQDQPTQE
- a CDS encoding NAD(P)H-quinone oxidoreductase, whose product is MQAVEITAFGAPEVLRLGERPVPMAGVGELLIRVAASGVNRPDVLQRKGHYAPPAGASDLPGLEVAGVIESGDAAALAAAGFAVGDRVCALVAGGGYAEYCVAPVAQCLPVPAGLSDVEAASLPETFFTVWSNVFDRARLQAGETLLVQGGSSGIGVTAIQLARARGATVIVTAGSDEKCAACLALGAHHAINYQAQDFVAEVQHITEGRGVDVVLDMVAGPYIAREVECLAEDGRIVIIAVQGGVKAEFNAALVLRRRLVITGSTLRPRPVAFKAAIAQALREQVWPLLASGAIKPVIHSTFAAADAAQAHALMESNQHIGKIVLRWTT
- the tpiA gene encoding triose-phosphate isomerase is translated as MTQIKKLIAGNWKMNGSLQANAALLQGLRGGLGQPACNVAVAVPAPYLAQVQALVAGSSIALAAQDVSQHESGAYTGETSAAMLRDFGARYVLVGHSERRQYHGETDAVVAAKAQRALAAGITPIVCVGETLEQREAGQTEAVVKRQLAAVIQANGHCISEIVVAYEPVWAIGTGRTATPEQAQAVHAVLRAQLAAATEQAARIPLLYGGSMNAANAAQLLAQPDIDGGLVGGASLKAEDFLQTIAAAQTNKA
- the secG gene encoding preprotein translocase subunit SecG; this encodes MNAIVNIILAVQMLTALGMIGLILIQHGKGADMGAAFGSGSAGSLFGASGSANFLSRSTAALATVFFVATLALAYFGNQRAPSTGSVLETPAAAVPASSTAPADAAVPASAAEPASGAAQIPTK
- a CDS encoding NADH-quinone oxidoreductase subunit A, yielding MNLDQYLPVLLFILVGVGVGVVPLVLGYVLGPNRPDPAKNSPYECGFEAFDDARMKFDVRYYLVAILFILFDLEIAFLFPWAVALQDVGMTGFVAVVIFLAILVIGFAYEWKKGALDWE
- a CDS encoding NuoB/complex I 20 kDa subunit family protein, whose protein sequence is MIEGVMKEGFVTTSYDAVVNWAKTGSIWPVTFGLACCAVEMMHAAAARYDLARFGAEVFRASPRQSDLMIVAGTLCNKMAPALRKVYDQMAEPRWVISMGSCANGGGYYHYSYSVVRGCDRVVPVDVYVPGCPPTAEALIYGIIQLQQKIRRTQTIARV
- a CDS encoding NADH-quinone oxidoreductase subunit C; this translates as MTDFAIHPEKLREAVAAALGDKVRDIALALDELTVVVAAGDYLDVMQTLRDAPQCRFEQLIDLCGVDYSTYREVGTDGLRYAVVSHLLSVSLNQRVRVKVFCPDDDFPVIPSVTDIWSGANWFEREAFDLFGIVFDGHNDLRRILTDYGFIGHPFRKDFPLSGHVEMRYDPEQCRVIYEPVTIEPREITPRIIREEKYGGLH